In Niallia sp. FSL W8-0635, one genomic interval encodes:
- a CDS encoding GAF domain-containing protein: protein MFNVETYKGKREEQYQLVEKQLRALLEGEHNTIANLSNASALLNQFLEKTNWVGFYLVEGNELVLGPFQGLPACVRIPFGKGVCGTAALNKETVRVEDVHQFPGHIACDAASQSEIVIPLLKEDGTLIGVLDIDSPEKNRFDELDQTYLELFVSTLVKYL from the coding sequence ATGTTTAACGTCGAAACATATAAAGGAAAGCGTGAAGAACAGTACCAATTAGTTGAAAAGCAATTACGTGCTTTATTAGAAGGAGAACATAATACAATAGCAAATCTTTCTAACGCATCCGCATTATTAAATCAATTTTTAGAAAAGACTAACTGGGTCGGCTTCTATCTTGTTGAAGGTAATGAACTTGTACTTGGACCATTCCAAGGATTACCTGCATGTGTCCGCATTCCATTCGGAAAAGGCGTATGTGGTACCGCAGCTCTTAATAAAGAAACAGTACGCGTAGAGGACGTCCATCAATTTCCTGGACATATTGCCTGTGATGCAGCCTCTCAATCAGAAATTGTTATACCCTTATTGAAGGAAGATGGGACTTTAATCGGAGTCCTTGATATTGATTCTCCAGAAAAAAATAGATTTGATGAGTTAGACCAAACTTATTTAGAGCTATTTGTTTCCACATTAGTTAAATATTTATAA
- a CDS encoding sensor domain-containing diguanylate cyclase, protein MDFLGHQKILILKSRFFELYDTKLINENYEIIIQEALQVIQEVFDANEVTLYTSEEWDLNWSIVSSTEKKECLGKNTCVKDNFSFACEHHFYRSSIKGDPLHDYMMLALKSKEKVDHILAIKIQKELLDNPNGETSLFDVVGKEVGIFFRNMQNIVDTDKDKRKYKQLFKVTEKFHSSMKMEDVLREVIFTLKEVYPSYYYYLLLSHDNNSPMDLPVKDLEYDSENMAAMEAYVTAELQFENLKEEKSSVIYAPLKGKQGVYGVLQIIVPDVISFPRNEVEFISLLANTAGGALENAQLYQQSKKLVADLQLINEASDQLNSNLRLNEMMTYICERISASFDAKEVGFILFSLENDSTKVLLGSSSFFFEPESIKYIDYFKKKIQIEKDSLFLGDFSMQLEDVQYKSIMAVPMMQTGVLKGFAIVMHPEEYHFSFDTFKLLQSLIHHSTLALTNSLLREELEKMVVTDHLTKLYSRSYLDEKIQRSLLDDKEGTFILIDIDDFKLINDTYGHQIGDEIIIQVANIVKENIRSSDVGSRWGGEELAIYLPKVPLSLGVTIAERLVKKVRNHSKPSVTISCGVSYWNKQSEDTYNTIFKRADKALYIAKETGKDKVVIQNTLLVSE, encoded by the coding sequence ATGGACTTCCTTGGCCACCAAAAGATATTAATATTAAAAAGTCGTTTTTTTGAATTATATGATACCAAATTGATAAATGAAAACTATGAAATAATTATCCAAGAAGCACTCCAAGTGATTCAAGAAGTATTTGATGCAAATGAAGTCACTCTATATACAAGTGAAGAATGGGATTTGAATTGGAGTATTGTTTCTTCCACTGAAAAGAAGGAATGTTTAGGGAAGAATACCTGTGTAAAGGATAATTTTTCTTTTGCATGTGAACATCATTTTTATCGATCATCCATTAAGGGAGATCCGTTACATGATTATATGATGTTAGCTCTAAAGAGTAAGGAAAAAGTTGATCATATTTTAGCGATCAAGATTCAGAAGGAATTATTGGATAATCCAAATGGAGAGACTTCTTTGTTTGATGTAGTGGGAAAAGAAGTCGGGATATTTTTTAGAAATATGCAAAATATAGTGGACACGGATAAAGATAAAAGAAAATATAAGCAGCTATTTAAAGTGACAGAGAAATTTCATTCATCAATGAAGATGGAAGATGTGTTGCGAGAGGTTATTTTCACGTTAAAAGAAGTATATCCATCTTATTATTACTATCTTTTGTTATCACATGATAATAATAGTCCGATGGATTTGCCGGTAAAGGACTTGGAATATGACAGTGAGAACATGGCTGCTATGGAAGCATATGTAACTGCTGAATTACAATTTGAAAATTTAAAAGAAGAAAAAAGTTCTGTTATCTATGCGCCGTTAAAAGGTAAACAAGGAGTATACGGTGTTTTACAAATAATAGTTCCAGATGTTATCTCTTTTCCAAGAAATGAAGTGGAGTTTATTTCCTTATTAGCTAATACGGCTGGAGGAGCATTGGAAAATGCTCAGCTGTATCAACAGTCTAAAAAATTGGTTGCCGATTTGCAATTAATTAATGAGGCGTCTGATCAATTAAATTCTAATTTGCGTTTGAATGAAATGATGACCTATATTTGCGAAAGAATATCAGCAAGTTTCGATGCAAAAGAAGTAGGATTTATCCTATTTTCCCTTGAAAACGATTCAACAAAAGTATTATTAGGGAGCTCTTCTTTCTTTTTTGAGCCAGAATCTATTAAATATATTGATTATTTCAAAAAGAAAATTCAAATCGAAAAGGATTCTCTGTTTTTAGGAGATTTCAGTATGCAGCTTGAGGATGTACAATATAAGTCTATAATGGCTGTACCAATGATGCAAACAGGGGTATTAAAGGGATTTGCTATCGTAATGCATCCCGAGGAATATCATTTCTCCTTTGATACATTTAAACTACTACAATCATTGATTCATCATTCAACTCTTGCTTTAACCAATTCTTTGTTAAGAGAGGAATTGGAAAAAATGGTTGTTACAGATCACTTAACAAAACTATATTCTAGAAGCTATTTGGATGAGAAAATTCAGCGATCCTTATTGGATGATAAAGAGGGGACATTTATTTTAATCGATATTGATGATTTTAAATTGATAAATGACACTTACGGGCATCAAATTGGCGATGAAATTATCATTCAGGTGGCGAATATTGTAAAAGAAAATATTCGAAGCTCAGATGTTGGTTCCAGATGGGGTGGAGAAGAGTTAGCTATTTACCTGCCTAAAGTACCTCTTTCTTTAGGTGTTACGATTGCGGAAAGATTAGTGAAAAAGGTAAGAAATCATTCTAAGCCATCTGTAACCATATCATGTGGTGTTTCCTACTGGAATAAGCAAAGTGAAGATACGTATAATACAATTTTTAAACGTGCAGATAAAGCTTTATATATTGCGAAAGAAACAGGAAAAGACAAGGTTGTGATTCAAAATACGCTTCTTGTTAGCGAATAA
- the rpsD gene encoding 30S ribosomal protein S4 codes for MARYTGPSWKLSRRLGISLSGTGKELDKRPYAPGQHGPNQRKKLSEYGLQLQEKQKLRHMYGVNERQFRNLFDIAGKMTGKHGENFMILLETRLDNVVYRLGLARTRRQARQLVNHGHILVDGKRVDIPSYRVKAGQTITLREKSRNLEVVKEAVEVNNFVPDFLTFDADKLEGTFTRLPERSELPAEINEALIVEFYSR; via the coding sequence ATGGCTCGTTATACAGGTCCAAGCTGGAAACTTTCTCGTCGTCTTGGTATTTCTTTAAGTGGTACAGGTAAGGAGTTAGACAAACGCCCTTACGCTCCAGGACAACATGGTCCAAACCAACGTAAAAAATTATCAGAATACGGATTACAATTACAAGAAAAACAAAAACTTCGTCACATGTATGGTGTGAACGAACGTCAATTCCGTAATCTTTTTGATATCGCAGGCAAAATGACTGGTAAGCATGGTGAAAACTTCATGATCTTATTAGAAACTCGCCTAGATAACGTTGTTTACCGTTTAGGTTTAGCTCGTACTCGTCGTCAAGCACGTCAATTAGTTAACCACGGTCATATCTTAGTTGATGGCAAACGTGTTGATATCCCATCATACCGCGTTAAAGCTGGTCAAACAATCACTTTACGTGAAAAATCTCGCAACCTTGAAGTTGTTAAAGAAGCAGTAGAAGTAAATAACTTCGTACCTGATTTCTTAACTTTCGATGCAGATAAATTAGAAGGTACATTCACTCGTTTACCAGAACGTTCTGAATTACCAGCTGAAATTAACGAAGCTCTAATCGTTGAGTTCTACTCTCGTTAA
- the tyrS gene encoding tyrosine--tRNA ligase, which translates to MNLLEDLQWRGIIYQQTDEEGLKEQLAKGMASLYCGVDPTADSMHIGHLLPFLTLRRFQNAGHRPIVLVGGATGLIGDPSGKSEERKLQTLDVIGHNVKCLQAQLERIFDFDGTNGAVMVNNYDWAGKMDIVTFLRDYGKHIGINYMLAKDTIASRLETGISFTEFTYTILQALDFLHLYENHDCKLQIGGSDQWGNITTGLELIRKNQPEGAKAYGLTIPLVTKADGTKFGKTESGAVWLDPEKTTPYEFYQFWINTADADVIKYLKFFTFLAKEEIEGLEKSVQEEAHLRKAQKTLAEEMTKLIHGEKALEQAQKITAALFSGDIKNLTADEIKQGFKDVPTYEHKEGEALLVDLLVAAGIVSSKRQAREDITNGAVYINGERKQELDYVLTDEDRMEGQFTVIRRGKKKYYLIKF; encoded by the coding sequence ATGAATTTACTAGAAGATCTTCAATGGAGAGGGATTATTTATCAACAGACAGACGAAGAAGGCTTAAAAGAACAATTAGCAAAAGGAATGGCTAGTTTGTATTGTGGAGTGGATCCAACTGCTGATAGTATGCATATTGGTCATTTACTGCCCTTTCTAACGTTAAGACGGTTTCAGAATGCTGGACATCGTCCTATTGTATTAGTCGGTGGTGCAACTGGCCTAATCGGGGATCCGAGTGGGAAAAGTGAAGAAAGAAAGCTACAAACATTAGATGTTATTGGTCATAATGTGAAATGCTTACAAGCACAATTAGAAAGAATCTTTGATTTTGATGGAACAAATGGTGCGGTGATGGTGAATAACTATGACTGGGCTGGGAAAATGGATATTGTAACGTTCCTACGTGATTATGGAAAACATATCGGTATTAACTATATGTTAGCAAAAGACACCATTGCGAGTCGTTTAGAAACAGGGATTTCCTTTACAGAATTTACTTATACCATTTTACAAGCGTTAGACTTTTTACACTTATATGAGAACCATGATTGTAAATTACAAATTGGTGGTAGTGACCAATGGGGAAATATTACAACTGGGTTAGAATTAATTAGAAAGAATCAGCCTGAAGGTGCGAAGGCGTATGGATTAACTATTCCTCTTGTAACAAAAGCAGACGGTACAAAGTTTGGTAAGACGGAGAGTGGAGCTGTTTGGTTAGACCCTGAAAAAACAACACCATATGAGTTTTATCAATTTTGGATTAATACGGCAGATGCGGATGTAATTAAGTACCTAAAATTCTTTACATTCCTTGCTAAAGAGGAAATTGAAGGATTAGAAAAATCGGTACAAGAAGAAGCGCATCTGCGTAAGGCGCAAAAAACATTAGCAGAAGAAATGACAAAATTAATTCATGGTGAGAAAGCACTTGAACAAGCACAAAAGATTACTGCTGCATTGTTTAGTGGAGATATTAAAAACTTAACTGCAGATGAAATCAAACAAGGATTTAAAGATGTGCCAACATATGAACATAAAGAAGGGGAAGCGCTTCTTGTAGATTTACTTGTTGCAGCAGGAATTGTATCTTCGAAAAGACAAGCGCGCGAAGATATAACAAACGGTGCTGTCTATATCAATGGAGAACGGAAACAGGAATTAGATTATGTTCTCACAGATGAAGATCGTATGGAAGGACAATTTACTGTCATTAGACGTGGGAAGAAAAAATATTATTTAATTAAGTTTTAA
- a CDS encoding transglycosylase domain-containing protein gives MNERPKWKNALNHFISFFTNKRTLKGARLTYEVTWNVTLLFILIIVIGGAFGLGIGAGYFASLVKDEPIRPYTSMQKDIYNYEETSELYFANNDFLGKVPTDLEREEVKIKDVSAFLKDAVIATEDENFYTHNGVVPKAIFRALFQEVANTSTQSGGSTLTQQLIKNQILTNEVSFERKAKEILLALRLEKFFEKDEILEAYLNVSTFGRNSSGRNIAGVQSAANGIFGVEAKDLTLPQAAFIAGLPQSPFGYTPFTQEGKLKKNLDPGLNRMKTVLNRMYDQEKISKKQYEAAVAYDITEDFIGPKKSPLEDYPALTIELEKRSKQIIAEMLAKEDGYTAEDLQADDVLADQYTTIADRQIHQNGYKIHSTINKKIYDIHQDTVKNSQLFGPDKPQQVIDPETKEKVTIMEPVETGAILIENKTGAIISFVGGRDYNREATNHATSSVRPNGSTMKPLLVYAPAIELGTLSPGSVLPDVPLRLNPSTPGKVWPNNYDFRFHGLVTARYALQQSYNVPAVKAYIDIMPQNPMQYLEKMGITTLDEKDHSTRSAAIGGLSYGVTVEENTNAFSTFANSGKHIDAYMIEKIEDKNGNVIYQHEVKPVDVFSPQTAYLTLDMMRDVINQGTAAAVNGRLKFRSDWAGKTGTTQDLNDSWLIATNPNVTFGVWTGYDTPKSLETSGLSYSKRNNYLWADLLNAAYDIAPELIDPPETFKMPGGIVRQSVCSISGLLPSEGCSKAGLVTTDLFKSGTVPSKRDDSLVAGKYVQVGNKKYMALDSTPSEFSEEGLMLNPDYIEKLFGIRISDPSILSENNPKLKNLIIPNNKIEDNGKAPSALNINLKGDTITWNAHKEKDVIGYRVYKDGKKVKSIKAENTLSFKAGNGTFIVKAVDIAGKESKDSNEIVIGKPQETQQEKNEKSNQENENKNIEKKDNNPTAEKKENNQQDNTEQKEKANEKENN, from the coding sequence ATGAATGAAAGGCCGAAGTGGAAAAATGCTTTAAACCATTTTATAAGCTTCTTCACCAATAAACGAACACTAAAAGGAGCCCGATTAACCTATGAGGTAACCTGGAATGTTACTTTACTATTTATCCTTATTATTGTGATAGGTGGTGCTTTCGGGCTTGGAATTGGTGCAGGATACTTTGCATCACTTGTTAAGGATGAACCAATCCGTCCTTATACGTCCATGCAAAAAGATATTTATAATTATGAAGAAACATCCGAATTATACTTTGCTAATAATGATTTTCTTGGGAAGGTCCCTACTGACCTGGAACGGGAAGAAGTTAAGATTAAAGATGTTTCAGCCTTTTTAAAAGATGCTGTAATTGCTACTGAGGATGAAAATTTCTATACACATAATGGAGTAGTCCCAAAGGCAATCTTTCGAGCATTATTTCAAGAAGTAGCGAATACTTCCACTCAATCAGGTGGGAGTACATTAACACAGCAATTAATCAAAAATCAAATTTTAACAAACGAAGTATCTTTTGAACGAAAAGCAAAGGAAATTTTACTTGCACTTAGGCTAGAGAAATTTTTTGAGAAAGATGAAATATTGGAGGCTTACTTGAATGTTTCAACTTTTGGAAGAAATTCTTCTGGAAGAAATATCGCTGGTGTTCAATCAGCAGCAAACGGCATATTTGGTGTTGAAGCGAAAGACTTAACTTTGCCACAGGCTGCATTTATTGCAGGCCTTCCACAAAGTCCATTTGGTTATACTCCTTTTACCCAGGAAGGAAAACTGAAAAAGAATTTAGATCCTGGATTAAATCGAATGAAAACTGTTTTAAATAGAATGTATGATCAAGAAAAGATTTCTAAAAAACAGTATGAAGCAGCAGTGGCATATGACATAACAGAAGATTTTATTGGTCCTAAAAAAAGTCCACTGGAAGACTATCCTGCTTTAACCATAGAACTTGAAAAACGAAGTAAACAAATTATTGCTGAGATGCTAGCTAAAGAAGATGGATATACGGCAGAAGATTTACAAGCAGACGACGTTCTAGCAGATCAATACACGACAATTGCTGACCGACAAATCCATCAAAATGGTTATAAAATTCATAGCACAATTAACAAGAAAATTTATGATATTCACCAAGATACGGTTAAAAACTCTCAACTTTTTGGACCGGATAAGCCACAACAAGTGATTGATCCAGAAACGAAAGAAAAAGTAACCATCATGGAACCAGTAGAAACTGGAGCAATTCTAATAGAGAATAAAACCGGGGCAATCATAAGCTTTGTTGGGGGACGCGATTATAATCGAGAAGCGACTAACCATGCTACAAGCAGTGTGCGACCAAATGGATCAACGATGAAGCCACTACTTGTTTATGCTCCTGCAATAGAATTAGGTACATTATCGCCAGGTAGCGTTCTTCCAGACGTACCATTACGATTAAATCCAAGTACACCAGGAAAAGTATGGCCAAACAACTATGATTTCCGATTCCATGGTTTAGTTACTGCAAGATATGCACTACAACAATCTTATAATGTCCCTGCAGTAAAGGCATATATTGATATTATGCCGCAAAATCCAATGCAATATTTAGAGAAAATGGGCATTACTACATTGGATGAAAAAGACCATTCAACAAGATCCGCCGCCATCGGAGGACTCTCATACGGTGTAACTGTTGAGGAAAATACAAATGCATTTTCTACATTCGCAAATAGCGGGAAACATATTGACGCTTATATGATTGAGAAAATTGAGGATAAAAACGGGAATGTTATTTATCAGCATGAAGTAAAACCAGTTGATGTATTTAGCCCACAAACCGCATATTTAACGTTAGACATGATGAGAGATGTTATTAATCAAGGAACAGCAGCTGCTGTAAACGGCCGCTTAAAATTCCGCTCAGATTGGGCTGGTAAAACAGGAACAACACAAGATCTGAATGACTCTTGGTTAATTGCCACAAATCCAAACGTAACTTTCGGTGTATGGACAGGCTATGATACTCCAAAATCTTTAGAAACATCTGGTTTATCCTACAGTAAACGTAATAATTATTTATGGGCAGATTTATTAAATGCTGCATATGACATAGCACCAGAGCTTATCGACCCTCCAGAAACCTTTAAAATGCCTGGTGGAATCGTGAGACAATCTGTATGTTCAATTTCTGGATTATTACCTTCTGAGGGATGTTCAAAAGCCGGATTAGTTACAACCGATTTATTTAAATCTGGGACAGTTCCATCCAAAAGAGATGATAGCTTAGTTGCCGGTAAATATGTTCAAGTTGGCAATAAAAAATATATGGCTTTAGATTCAACACCAAGCGAATTTTCAGAAGAAGGATTAATGCTGAATCCGGATTACATTGAAAAATTATTTGGTATACGTATTAGTGATCCAAGTATTCTTAGCGAAAACAATCCAAAGTTGAAGAATCTTATCATTCCAAATAATAAAATTGAAGACAATGGTAAGGCACCTAGTGCACTGAACATTAATCTTAAAGGCGACACAATTACATGGAATGCGCATAAGGAAAAAGATGTTATTGGCTATCGTGTCTATAAAGATGGTAAAAAAGTGAAAAGTATAAAGGCAGAAAATACATTGAGTTTTAAAGCTGGAAATGGAACCTTTATCGTTAAAGCTGTTGATATTGCCGGTAAAGAATCAAAAGATTCAAATGAGATTGTAATAGGTAAACCGCAGGAAACTCAGCAAGAAAAAAATGAAAAGTCGAATCAAGAAAATGAAAACAAAAATATAGAGAAAAAAGACAATAATCCAACAGCCGAAAAGAAAGAAAATAATCAGCAAGATAATACAGAACAAAAAGAAAAGGCTAATGAGAAAGAAAATAATTAA
- the ccpA gene encoding catabolite control protein A, producing the protein MNITIYDVAREASVSMATVSRVVNGNPNVKPTTRKKVLEVIDRLGYRPNAVARGLASKKTTTVGVIIPDISSTFFAELARGIEDIATMYKYNIILSNSDQNKDKELHLLNTMLGKQVDGIVFMGGNITEEHVSEFEKSPVPIVLAASIEESKKISSVNIDYSQAAYDVVTSFVEKGHKSIAIVLGSLEEPINKNEKLGGYKKALEAAGIEYNEELVIEGDYTYESGMESFDKLMEVDNKPTAIFVGSDEMALGVIHGAEDKGYKVPEDFEIVTSDNTKLTLMVRPQLTTVVQPLYDIGAVAMRLLTKYMNKETVEDHIVTLPHRIESRNSTK; encoded by the coding sequence ATGAATATAACAATATATGATGTTGCAAGAGAAGCAAGTGTTTCCATGGCAACCGTTTCCCGTGTTGTTAATGGAAACCCAAATGTAAAGCCAACAACAAGAAAAAAGGTATTGGAAGTTATTGATCGATTAGGTTATCGTCCCAATGCAGTAGCAAGAGGACTTGCAAGCAAGAAAACAACAACAGTTGGAGTAATTATTCCAGATATATCAAGTACCTTCTTTGCAGAATTGGCTAGAGGGATCGAGGATATAGCAACAATGTATAAATATAATATTATCTTGAGTAACTCAGACCAAAATAAAGATAAAGAACTACACTTATTAAACACGATGCTAGGAAAACAGGTGGATGGTATTGTATTTATGGGTGGTAATATTACAGAGGAACATGTTAGTGAGTTTGAGAAGTCCCCTGTGCCTATTGTTCTTGCTGCTAGTATAGAGGAGAGCAAAAAGATTTCTTCTGTTAATATTGATTATTCACAGGCTGCATATGATGTGGTAACTAGCTTTGTTGAGAAAGGTCATAAATCTATTGCCATTGTTCTTGGTTCATTAGAAGAGCCAATTAATAAAAATGAGAAATTAGGCGGTTATAAGAAGGCATTAGAAGCTGCTGGGATAGAGTATAACGAAGAATTAGTAATTGAAGGAGATTATACCTATGAATCTGGTATGGAATCTTTTGATAAATTAATGGAAGTAGATAATAAACCAACTGCTATCTTTGTTGGTTCAGATGAAATGGCGTTAGGTGTTATTCATGGAGCAGAAGATAAGGGGTATAAAGTACCGGAAGATTTCGAAATTGTTACATCTGATAATACAAAATTAACGTTAATGGTTCGTCCACAACTTACAACGGTTGTACAACCTTTATATGATATTGGGGCAGTAGCAATGAGATTACTGACAAAATATATGAATAAAGAAACAGTAGAAGATCATATTGTAACACTTCCACATCGTATTGAATCTCGTAATTCAACAAAATAA
- a CDS encoding bifunctional 3-deoxy-7-phosphoheptulonate synthase/chorismate mutase, which yields MSNKELEELRNRVDELNLEILEKINERASLVQKIAQTKVTHGAHRYDPVRERNMLDHILNKNDGPFDNATISHLFKQIFKMGLQLQQEDDSKALLVSRKKKAEDTIVDIKGTKIGDGTPKFVFGPCSVESYEQVAQVAASVQAKGLKLLRGGAFKPRTSPYDFQGLGVEGLKILKRVADEYDLAVISEIVSTEHIETALDYIDVIQIGARNMQNFELLKAAGSVKKPILLKRGLAATIEEFINAAEYIMSQGNDQIILCERGIRTYERATRNTLDISAVPILKQETHLPVFVDVTHSTGRKDLLLPCAKAALAIGADGVMAEVHPDPAVALSDSAQQMDIGQFDEFYRAIQSTPYVKA from the coding sequence GTGAGTAATAAGGAACTAGAAGAATTACGTAATCGAGTAGATGAATTAAACTTAGAAATTTTAGAAAAAATTAATGAGCGTGCAAGCCTTGTTCAAAAAATTGCGCAAACAAAAGTTACCCACGGAGCTCATCGATATGATCCTGTTCGTGAAAGAAATATGCTTGATCATATCTTAAATAAAAATGATGGTCCATTTGATAATGCAACGATTTCTCATTTATTTAAGCAAATTTTTAAAATGGGCTTACAATTACAACAAGAGGATGATAGCAAAGCACTATTAGTATCCCGTAAGAAAAAGGCGGAGGATACAATTGTGGATATTAAAGGGACAAAAATTGGGGATGGTACGCCGAAATTTGTATTTGGTCCTTGTTCGGTAGAATCTTATGAGCAAGTAGCGCAAGTGGCTGCATCTGTGCAAGCAAAAGGACTCAAGCTTCTTCGCGGAGGTGCATTTAAGCCGAGAACATCACCTTATGATTTCCAAGGACTTGGTGTTGAAGGCTTGAAAATATTAAAAAGAGTAGCAGATGAATACGATTTAGCAGTAATCAGTGAGATTGTTAGTACGGAGCACATTGAGACGGCGTTAGATTACATTGATGTTATTCAAATTGGTGCACGCAATATGCAAAACTTTGAATTATTAAAAGCTGCTGGAAGTGTGAAAAAACCGATTCTATTAAAACGTGGATTAGCAGCAACAATTGAAGAATTTATAAATGCAGCAGAATATATTATGTCACAAGGAAATGACCAAATTATCCTTTGTGAGCGCGGTATTCGCACGTATGAGCGTGCAACGAGAAATACATTAGATATTTCTGCAGTTCCTATCTTAAAACAAGAAACACATCTACCAGTATTTGTTGATGTAACCCATTCGACTGGAAGAAAAGATTTACTATTACCTTGTGCAAAAGCAGCTTTGGCTATTGGAGCAGATGGAGTAATGGCAGAAGTTCATCCTGATCCTGCTGTAGCATTATCTGATTCCGCACAGCAAATGGATATCGGACAATTCGATGAATTTTACAGAGCAATACAATCAACACCATATGTAAAGGCATAA